From a single Nicotiana tomentosiformis chromosome 2, ASM39032v3, whole genome shotgun sequence genomic region:
- the LOC104087304 gene encoding putative late blight resistance protein homolog R1B-13 isoform X4, with translation MKLTPPASAKEPEDKTIEPNEPMVEEIIETHDGSGSGDHKKGKITKNESKSPTMGNQVSYDQADSILVEPWRGNIGGSEWNYKLKSPIKEILIGHGDFIDSIIFRTITEQGTTIDSPKFGGNGGRIDKVVIEATSLEYLTGIKGTFGCYGSHSVIKILCFITNSKNYGPFGSEAGGTPFSFVLKGVAIVGFHGCSGVLLEAIGVYLQKLMVEEIESRDVSFSALRKDIVNVLDFIESLKNEEYQKAVDVDLIEKLKLELAFFCIYVQLSYSGLQKFNYTMNLKRQEVEIILYDFGNCMRLKQDMHHVLPCLVENMDNCISSCLLDKSSATMTAEQLDFLLQNLYHLSKYRAEQVFPLVTEYEILQNVCGNIRDFHGLIVNGCVGHEIVEHVLPQFQLMAQRVGRFHWDDQIDGASRLFKLSHLLLEIIPIELEVMHVCHTNLKASTSAEVGRFIKQLIETSPDIFREYLIHLQEHMFITASTSGARNIHVMIEFLLIILTDATTNFIHHDILFDFLACVGREVSTLVRVLEEKSRNEVSTGGKKHETSDLMENIELLKRDLKHVYLKAPDSSQLCFPVSKGSLCMHLVLIHLNDLLNSNVYSVALIKKEIVLVKEDLELIRSIFVNVEQELYRDLWARVLDLAYEAKDVIDSIIVRDNGLLHLIFSLPFAIEKIKLIKEEILLKKIPKNRSVIVVNSPNKPVESKPSSTEQIIVGFEEETNWIIRNLTGGPKMLDVISITGMPGSGKTTLAYKVYNDKSVSSHFDIRAWCTVDQKYDEKKLLENIFNEVTSSISKFSENVDVADELRKKLFGKRYLIVLDDLWDTTTWDDLTRPFPQVEKGSRIILATREKEVALHAQRHSDSLDLRLLRLEESWELLEKKLFGKESCPDELVDVGEEIVQNCKGLPLVVDLIVGVIAGKEKKKSVWHEVQNNLKSFIFNKKVEVMRVIELSYD, from the exons ATG AAACTTACTCCCCCTGCTTCAGCAAAGGAACCTGAAGATAAAACAATTGAGCCAAATGAACCTATGGTTGAAGAAATAATTGAAACCCATGAT GGATCAGGATCGGGTGATCATAAGAAAGGGAAAATAACAAAAAATGAAAGCAAATCGCCAACAATG GGAAATCAAGTGAGTTACGATCAAGCAGACTCAATATTGGTGGAGCCATGGCGAGGCAATATTGGTGGATCAGAATGGAATTACAAGCTGAAAAGTCCCATTAAAGAAATATTGATTGGTCATGGAGATTTTATAGACTCCATCATTTTCAGAACCATTACTGAACAAGGTACTACCATAGACTCACCAAAGTTTGGTGGGAATGGAGGTCGAATAGACAAG GTTGTCATTGAAGCGACTTCATTGGAATATTTAACAGGCATCAAGGGGACATTTGGATGTTATGGTAGCCATTCGGTTATAAAGATTCTATGTTTTATAACTAATTCCAAGAATTATGGACCATTTGGGTCTGAGGCTGGTGGAACCCCATTTTCATTTGTGTTGAAAGGTGTAGCTATTGTGGGATTTCACGGGTGTTCTGGAGTGCTCCTTGAAGCTATTGGTGTTTATTTGCAGAAACTTATGGTTGAAGAAATTGAAAGCCGTGAC GTGTCATTTTCTGCTCTTCGCAAGGACATTGTCAATGTTCTGGATTTCATAGAGAGCTTAAAGAATGAAGAATATCAAAAAGCTGTTGACGTGGATCTAATTGAAAAGCTGAAATTGGAGCTGGCATTTTTCTGTATATATGTACAGCTTTCTTATTCCGGTCTGCAAAAGTTTAATTATACAATGAATCTCAAAAGACAAGAGGTTGAAataattttgtatgattttggCAACTGCATGCGGTTGAAACAAGACATGCACCATGTCCTTCCTTGCCTTGTGGAGAATATGGATAATTGTATTAGCTCATGTCTTCTTGATAAATCAAGTGCCACCATGACTGCGGAGCAGTTGGATTTCCTCCTCCAGAATCTCTATCATTTATCCAAGTATCGTGCTGAACAGGTTTTTCCTTTAGTGACTGAATATGAGATTCTTCAGAATGTATGTGGCAATATAAGAGATTTCCATGGGTTGATAGTGAATGGTTGTGTTGGGCATGAGATTGTTGAACATGTCCTACCTCAGTTTCAACTAATGGCTCAGAGAGTAGGACGCTTCCATTGGGATGATCAGATTGATGGAGCCTCTCGACTCTTCAAGCTATCACATCTACTCTTGGAGATTATTCCTATTGAACTTGAGGTTATGCACGTATGTCATACAAATTTGAAAGCTTCAACATCAGCAGAAGTTGGACGCTTCATTAAGCAGCTCATAGAAACCTCTCCGGACATTTTTAGGGAATATCTGATTCATCTACAAGAGCACATGTTTATTACCGCTAGCACTTCAGGGGCTCGAAACATTCATGTCATGATCGAGTTCCTATTAATTATTCTTACTGATGCTACCACGAACTTTATTCATCATGACATATTGTTTGATTTTTTGGCATGTGTCGGAAGGGAGGTATCAACTCTTGTTCGCGTCTTAGAAGAGAAATCCAGAAATGAAGTGAGTACCGGTGGAAAAAAACATGAGACTTCGGACTTAATGGAAAATATTGAACTCCTAAAAAGAGATCTCAAACATGTTTACTTAAAAGCCCCAGACTCAtctcaactctgcttccccgTGAGTAAGGGATCCCTCTGCATGCATCTTGTACTCATACACTTAAATGATTTGCTTAATTCCAATGTTTATTCAGTTGCTTTGATAAAGAAAGAAATTGTGCTGGTGAAAGAAGATCTAGAATTGATAAGATCTATCTTCGTGAATGTTGAACAAGAATTGTATAGAGATCTTTGGGCACGTGTTTTAGATCTAGCCTATGAGGCAAAAGATGTCATTGATTCAATTATTGTAAGAGACAATGGTCTCTTACATCTTATTTTCTCACTTCCCTTTGCCATAGAAAAGATCAAGCTTATCAAAGAAGAGATCTTACTTAAGAAGATTCCCAAAAATAGGAGCGTCATTGTTGTAAATTCTCCCAACAAGCCAGTTGAAAGCAAGCCATCATCAACTGAGCAAATAATCGTAGGTTTTGAAGAGGAGACAAATTGGATAATTAGGAATCTCACCGGCGGACCAAAAATGCTAGATGTCATTTCGATCACTGGTATGCCGGGTTCGGGTAAAACTACTTTGGCATACAAAGTGTATAATGATAAGTCGGTTTCTAGCCATTTCGACATCCGTGCATGGTGTACAGTCGATCAAAAATATGATGAGAAGAAGTTGTTGGAGAACATTTTTAATGAAGTTACTAGCTCAATTTCGAAATTCAGTGAGAATGTTGATGTTGCTGATGAGCTACGGAAAAAGCTATTTGGGAAGAGGTACCTTATTGTCTTAGATGACTTGTGGGATACTACAACATGGGATGATTTAACAAGACCTTTTCCTCAAGTTGAGAAAGGAAGTAGAATTATTTTGGCGACTCGAGAAAAGGAAGTGGCTTTGCATGCACAACGCCACAGTGACTCTCTTGACCTTCGATTGCTAAGATTGGAAGAAAGTTGGGAGTTATTAGAGAAAAAGTTGTTTGGAAAAGAAAGTTGCCCTGATGAACTAGTGGATGTTGGAGAAGAGATAGTCCAAAACTGTAAAGGGCTTCCTTTGGTGGTTGATTTGATTGTTGGGGTCATTGCAgggaaggaaaagaaaaagagtgtGTGGCATGAAGTTCAAAATAATTTGAAGTCCTTCATTTTTAACAAGAAAGTGGAAGTGATGAGGGTTATAGAATTAAGTTATGACTGA